CAACAAAACCGATTTTCAGAACTGGATTTTCCGCAAAGGCCACTGTGGCCTGAAACGTGGTGAGGGTAACGGCCGTCAGAGCGACTTTCATTAGTGTTCTACGTTGCATTTTTTACTCCCGTTGAATTCGTTGTTGGCGTCTTTGGTGTCCTTATTGGCAGGCAGTCTAATGAGCGCATCATACATGCCGCGACACTAGATTGCCGATTGTTAACAATTTTTGTCAACACTTTTTTAAAATATTATCAACGATGCCTCTATTTTCCCCATACACTGATCGTAGTTTAAGCGGTATCATGCACCACCCACTGCCAAACTAATCAGTCTCGAAAGGTCTCAATGTGAGCATCAAATCTCCGGTAAAAACTTCAGGCGAAACGATTTATTCATCTGAACCAGACGAGAATTTGATCGTTGAACGCATCTACAAGGCTGTCATGGAGCAACAGTTGGCACCCAACACTAAGCTGAGCGAAGCGCGACTTTGCGAGACCTTCGGCGTTGGACGCATGCGTGTTCGGCGGGCGCTTTTGCTGCTTTCTAGTCAGGGAATTATCGACTTACATTCAAACCGCGGCGCATATGTCGCCTGTCCGGACAAGTCCGAGGCAAAGGATGTTTTTGACGCTCGATTGTTGATTGAGCCACCACTTGTTCGGCAGTTAGCCCAAGCCCCGAGTGAAGCTAGTTTGGCACTTCTCGCCGACCACATCGAACTTGAAGATGCTGCGCGCAGAGAGAACGAGCGTACGGAAGTCATTCGTCTGTCCGGTGAGTTTCACACCAAGCTCGCCCAAGCGATTGGAAACAAATCCATTTCAAGGATGATGCGGGAGCTGGTAACTCGTACGTCCCTGATTGTGGGCTTATTTGGATCATCAGAAAACGCGAGCTGTCCTGACGACGAACATACCAAGATCCTGAATGCGATTCAATCTCGAGATCCAGAACGGGCTGAAGAGCTTCTGATATCCCACCTGAATCATATCCAAAGCGGTCTCGACATGGATGCAAAACAGCAACCTCAGGATGATCTGGTGTCTATTCTGGGCTCAACTTGATTGAGTTGAGCGTGTCGAACCTGAGATTTTAAGCGGCCCAAGCCGCACCAGAAAGTGAATGCTTTTGAGTTGACTTCAGTGGGACTGCAATTTCTTTCCAATTTCGCTGACAGCGTTAATATAGAGTTCATGTTAGCGGGGCGGTTTCTGTCATTCGCTGCGCCGTCCACGAATGTCGACTCATGGCCGTTCGCGCCATTTCAGCGCGTCTTGGGGTCAGACTTTGCAGAGGTCAATAACTGCGCATAACTGCCGTTGGTGGTGATCGCGTCTAATGGCCGGTTCCAGCCCAAAGCAGACTTGTTACCTACCACTAGATCAACTGGTTCGCTCATGCAGAAAAGGGTGGGTTGGCTAGATCAAGTGGGATGAAACCCAGCTGACATCAGACTGCCACGCCCTCAGGATTGTCCAAACATATTGCGCCACCTATTAAATTGACTATTTCTGTCGGAAATGTTTAGTGCATCCTGCCGACATCTTTTCGGCACACTCAAATTCTGGAGAGACCCATGAAAGTCAGTTCACTGGCACGGGGTCTTTGCTCCGCCACCGCCGCCACCGCGATTTCATTCGCGTCAGCCACGATCGCACCCGCAGAGACAATTACCGTCACAGACATCGCCGGGCGCACCGTCGAAGTCGAGAAAAACCCGTCCAAAGTCGTCATTGGCGAAGGTCGCATGATCTACTCGATCGGGCTTTTAGACCAAGACAACCCTTTTCAGCGCATCGTTGGCTGGAAAGATGACATGGTCAAATATGACCCTGACGCCTATCGCAAATATCGGGCCGCGTTTCCACAGGCAACAGATATTCCTTCCTTCGGCAGCCCGTATGCGGATGAATGGAACCTCGAGTCCGTGATCTCTCTGGGCACTGAAGTTGTGCTGATGAACCTCGGCAACCTGCTCAAAGCGCAGGAAAGCGGCATCATTGAAAAGCTTGAAGAAGCAGGCGTGGCAACAGTCTTTGTCGATTTCCGCCAAGACCCAACCCAGAACACCATTCCAAGTGTGCAGCTGCTGGGCCGCATTTTCGACAAGCGTGAAGAGGCCGATGCCTTCTCTGACTATTATCAGTCGCAAATGAAGCTGATCTACTCTCGCGTAAACAGCATTCCAATCGAAGAACGCCCTATTGTGTTCATCGAACGCGCAGCCGGATACAATCCGGACAAATGCTGTAACACATTTGGTGCTGCCAACATGGGGCGCCTTGTTGATCTCGCTGGTGGCCGTAACTGGGGCTCGTTCAAAACACCTGGCTTCTCAGCTAAAGTGAGCCTTGAAGCACTGTTTGCGGATGACCCAGAAGTCATCATCGGCACTGGTGCTAACTGGGCCGAAGCCAACCCCGCCACAGCAGCTGTGCTGTTTGGCTACGAAGCTGATGAAGCGGCGGTACAAGAACGTCTCAGTGCGTTGGCATCTCGCGAAGGCTGGGGGGAATTACAGGCGGTGAAAAACAGTCGGTTCCATTCAATCTATCACCAGTTTTACAACAGCCCATATCACTTCGTAGCCATGCAATCCTTTGCTAAGTGGCTGCACCCAGAGCTGTTTGAAGATGTTGATCCAGAAGCCACAATGGTCGAACTTCACGACAAGTTCCTGCCGATTAGCTATTCAGGTGTGTTTTGGGGCAGCTTGGACGCCAAGTAAGCCAGACTTTCTTAAGGCCTCGCCCCGCGGCGGGGCCTTTCGCACTTTCAAGGACACATATCTATGTCAGCTAACGTGAACGCCGCCGGGATGCGGCAAACCTATAGTGCGCAAGTCCGGCGGCGCTATGCAATGATTGCCATCGTCACCGGGTTACTGTTTGCCAGCTTCCTGCTTGATGTTAGCACTGGTCCGGGCCACTACCCGTTGTCGACTGTGGTTGACGTCTTTATGGACCCGCTGTCACACGGCGTGCGTCTGAAAGTCATCATTTGGGACTACCGCCTGCCGGTGGCAGTAACAGCGGTTCTCGTTGGTGCCTTGCTGGCAGTTGCCGGTGCCCAGATGCAGACCATTCTAAACAATCCTCTGGCGGAGCCATTCACGTTGGGTGTGTCAGCGGCGGCCAGCTTTGGCGCCTCACTCGCGATTGTTCTGGGGTTCAGCGTGATCCCCGCAATTGGTGGTTTGCTAGTTTCTGTAAACGCCTTTGTGTTTGCGCTGGCCACCTGTGGGTTCATCCTGTTTGCCACGCGCCTCAAGGGGGTGGGATCCGAGACGATGATCCTGTTTGGGATCGCGATTTTCTTCACCTTCTCGGCGCTGTTGGCTTTGATGCAATACATGGCCTCCGAAGATCAAATCTCGCGCATCGTGTTCTGGATGATGGGCTCGTTGAGCCGGGCAAGTTGGGAAAAAATTGCACTGGGTTCAATCCTATTGGGCGTCACCATCCCGTTTAGCTTGTTGCGCACATGGCCAATGACGGCCCTGCGTATGGGCGAAACAACGGCCGAAAGCATGGGTGTGGATGTTGGGCGCCTGCGGATTGAAATGTTGATCTGTGTCTCACTGCTGGCGGCCACCGCTGTGTCTTTTGTTGGCACCGTTGGATTTGTAGGGCTGGTAGGCCCACATATTGCACGTTTGTTGGTGGGAGAGGACCAGCGGTTTTTCATCCCCCTTTCCGCGCTTGTGGGTGCACTGGTGCTCTCACTCACATCGCTGATTTCGAAATCAATTACACCCGGCATCATCTATCCAATCGGCATCATCACATCGCTGATTGGCGTGCCGGTATTTGTGTCGATCATTCTGAGTACACGGCGGGAGAAACTGACATGACCTTACATATTGAACATCTGGCGGCCGGGTATGGGCGTCGCAAAGTTTTGCAAGACGTCAATGTTCCGCAGATCGAAAGTGGCGATTTTGTTGGGCTAATCGGGCCCAATGCCTCGGGGAAATCGACACTGTTCAAAACTATTGCCGGGCTTATTGCCCCCATGTGCGGCAGCATCTCTCTTGCAGGTGATGACATCACTCATTTGCGTCGCCGAGACCGGGCGCACCGTATTGCATACATGCCGCAAGCGTTTGGCTGTAATGCTCTGCTGACGGTGTTTGAAACGGTGCTTTTGGCGCTCAAGCAAACCGGAGGCTGGCGGGTGCAAAGTGATAATTTGGACCGGGTGTCTGACACTCTGGCCGCGCTTGAGTTGGGCCACTTGTCAGAGCGAGGCATCGCCGATCTCAGCGGTGGACAGGCACAGATGGTGGCGGTGGCGCAAACCTTGGTGCGCGCGCCAGAAGTAGTCTTGTTGGATGAACCCACAAGTGCGTTGGATCTACATCACCAATTGTCGATCATGACCTCGGTGAAGAATGAAGCTGGGCGTCGAAAACCGGTGGTTATTGCAGCGCTTCATGATCTGAATTTGGCCGCAAAATTCTGCAACCGACTAATCCTGCTGCGAGACGGAAAAATCTTGGCCGACGGTGTGCCTCAGGATATCCTGGCGCGGCCAGAGATCGGCGAAACCTACAATGTCGTGACTGATCTGGAGCGTACAAAACGGGGTGCCCTGTATGTCGATGCCAGGCTCAGCGCATGACACAGCAGGTCTCAAATGCCCGAAATACAGATGCACAAACTCACGTTGCCAATTTTGACCTAAAGGAAGAAATTCGCGCATATTGGTCAGATCGCGCCGAGCGGTTTGACGAAAGTGCATCCCACCACATTGAAGCAACATACGGCGTGCCTGAGTGGCACAAAATGTTGCGCCGTGCTTTTGGCTTGGCCGCTCATCAAGACTTGCAAGGCGCGTCGGTGTTGGACATCGCATGCGGCACAGGGGAAGTCAGCCGGGTGTTGTGTGATTTCGGTGCCGCCGTGACGGGTCTTGATTTCTCCGACGCTATGCACGCCAAATCACGCGCCAAGCTTGAGAACCAAAACTGGCAGGCGCTGACATGTGACGCCGAGCACCTTGTCGGCGTCCCCGACAACAGCTTTGATTTTGCAATTACCCGGCATTTGGTCTGGACACTGACGGACCGCAATGCTGCATTTTCTGAATGGGAGCGGGTTCTGAAACCGGGCGGAAAGATATTGATTATCGACGGAAATTTTTCCAAAAACCGAGGTTTGGTCCAGCGGTGCAAGTGGTGGGTTGCCAGCTTGCTTGAGGACCCAGAGCCGCGGTCCCCTGAAGAAATGCACCGTCACCAGCACATCCTTAGTCGCTTACCTTTTCGCGACGGGCTTGTTTCCAAGAACTTGACAGCGGACTTGGAAAAAGCCGGTTTTATTGGCTGTAGAAACATCAGTGTGAAAGGTCTCTATCGGGCGGGTATGCGAGGTTGGCCGTTGCCAACAAGGCTGCGCCAAACGTCAGCCAATCGGTTCGCATTAATCGGCAACAAGCAGTCTTAATATTATTGACCGATCGTTCGTCCCATTTTGACAGGATTGAGCGGTCGGCCGAAGTTTTGTTCTCAGTAATATTAAGTTTGGGTCACTAGGGACGTCAGCGAGGGCATTTACCAGGGACATGACCGGCCGCCACCAGCGAAAGATCGGTTTGACGGTCCGCATCGCAGCAGACGTTTCCCGTACGTAAGAAAGGTTTGGACTAGTCCTTTCGATCCGATGCATTTGACGCCCTGACTTTGCAAGGCCCGCTTTCTGCGCATAGCTGTCGTTGGCGCTGACCGCAGCGAATGGCCGTATAATGTTACGGTTCCCCCTAAAATCGCTTTCTAGTTCCAGCGTTAGAAATGGCGCACAAAGCTTCCCTATCAGCATGACTTTAAACAAAAAATCTCTATCTAGAAAGTTGGCACCGAACAAAAAAGGCGACTTTCTAGTTCCTTGGATCAAAATTCTCTGGAATTACGAGTGTCTTAGGCATCAGCAATAGGCGCCAGCCTTATTAATATGGCGCTCTGGGGGGGCTGGTGGAATTTGCAAAGTTTGGTGTCCCAATATTGGCCAAATGGCGTTTGAAGCCTATTTGAAAGACACGCGCCCAAGCTGTCCAGGCCACGGTCCATTGCCTAAAATGCCCTTGTTTTTAAGAAGCTGTCCGGGTTCTTCCGGCATCCTCCAGGCTCTTCCGGTTACTGCAATAATAAGTGTCCAACAACATTAGCCACCTTAGTCGCTGTCATCGCCGCTCTTTTTCTTATTGTCCCGTCTCCCAATGGCTTCCA
This portion of the Parasedimentitalea marina genome encodes:
- a CDS encoding ABC transporter substrate-binding protein; translated protein: MKVSSLARGLCSATAATAISFASATIAPAETITVTDIAGRTVEVEKNPSKVVIGEGRMIYSIGLLDQDNPFQRIVGWKDDMVKYDPDAYRKYRAAFPQATDIPSFGSPYADEWNLESVISLGTEVVLMNLGNLLKAQESGIIEKLEEAGVATVFVDFRQDPTQNTIPSVQLLGRIFDKREEADAFSDYYQSQMKLIYSRVNSIPIEERPIVFIERAAGYNPDKCCNTFGAANMGRLVDLAGGRNWGSFKTPGFSAKVSLEALFADDPEVIIGTGANWAEANPATAAVLFGYEADEAAVQERLSALASREGWGELQAVKNSRFHSIYHQFYNSPYHFVAMQSFAKWLHPELFEDVDPEATMVELHDKFLPISYSGVFWGSLDAK
- a CDS encoding ABC transporter ATP-binding protein, with protein sequence MTLHIEHLAAGYGRRKVLQDVNVPQIESGDFVGLIGPNASGKSTLFKTIAGLIAPMCGSISLAGDDITHLRRRDRAHRIAYMPQAFGCNALLTVFETVLLALKQTGGWRVQSDNLDRVSDTLAALELGHLSERGIADLSGGQAQMVAVAQTLVRAPEVVLLDEPTSALDLHHQLSIMTSVKNEAGRRKPVVIAALHDLNLAAKFCNRLILLRDGKILADGVPQDILARPEIGETYNVVTDLERTKRGALYVDARLSA
- a CDS encoding GntR family transcriptional regulator encodes the protein MSIKSPVKTSGETIYSSEPDENLIVERIYKAVMEQQLAPNTKLSEARLCETFGVGRMRVRRALLLLSSQGIIDLHSNRGAYVACPDKSEAKDVFDARLLIEPPLVRQLAQAPSEASLALLADHIELEDAARRENERTEVIRLSGEFHTKLAQAIGNKSISRMMRELVTRTSLIVGLFGSSENASCPDDEHTKILNAIQSRDPERAEELLISHLNHIQSGLDMDAKQQPQDDLVSILGST
- a CDS encoding FecCD family ABC transporter permease translates to MSANVNAAGMRQTYSAQVRRRYAMIAIVTGLLFASFLLDVSTGPGHYPLSTVVDVFMDPLSHGVRLKVIIWDYRLPVAVTAVLVGALLAVAGAQMQTILNNPLAEPFTLGVSAAASFGASLAIVLGFSVIPAIGGLLVSVNAFVFALATCGFILFATRLKGVGSETMILFGIAIFFTFSALLALMQYMASEDQISRIVFWMMGSLSRASWEKIALGSILLGVTIPFSLLRTWPMTALRMGETTAESMGVDVGRLRIEMLICVSLLAATAVSFVGTVGFVGLVGPHIARLLVGEDQRFFIPLSALVGALVLSLTSLISKSITPGIIYPIGIITSLIGVPVFVSIILSTRREKLT
- a CDS encoding class I SAM-dependent methyltransferase, whose product is MTQQVSNARNTDAQTHVANFDLKEEIRAYWSDRAERFDESASHHIEATYGVPEWHKMLRRAFGLAAHQDLQGASVLDIACGTGEVSRVLCDFGAAVTGLDFSDAMHAKSRAKLENQNWQALTCDAEHLVGVPDNSFDFAITRHLVWTLTDRNAAFSEWERVLKPGGKILIIDGNFSKNRGLVQRCKWWVASLLEDPEPRSPEEMHRHQHILSRLPFRDGLVSKNLTADLEKAGFIGCRNISVKGLYRAGMRGWPLPTRLRQTSANRFALIGNKQS